A window of Gallaecimonas kandeliae genomic DNA:
GGGTGGAACTGTCGGACCTGCCCATAGACGACAGGCGTGAACTCATAGGCCGGGAACTGGGTTTCATCTTCCAGGAACCCATGAGCTGCCTGGACCCCATGCTCACCGTCGCCGAACAGCTCGTTGAAGTGCTGCCCCACCACCAGTGCCCCTACCCCTACTGGAACCTGCTGGCCAGGCACCGCTGGCGTGCGGCCGAGGCCAAGGCGCTGCTGCACAGGGTCGGCATCACCCAGCACAAGCGGGTGCTGGCCAGCTACCCCCACGAGCTGTCGGAAGGCCTCTGCCAGAAGGTGATGATCGCCATGGCCATCGCCAGCGGCCCCAAGCTGCTGATCGCCGACGAACCCACGGCCCAGATGGAGGCCACCACCGAGGCACGGATCTTCAGCCTGCTGGCCAAACTCAACCAGCTCGGCAACATGTCGGTGCTGCTGATCACCCATGATCTGGAGTCCATCATCAAGTGGAGCCACAGCATCACCGTCATGTATTCAGGCCAGACGGTGGAAGCCGGCCCCACCCAAAGCATACTGGCGCGGCCCCACCATCCCTATACGGAGGCGCTGCTGCGCTCCGTGCCCCACTTCGAGGAAGGCCTCGACCACAAGTGCCGGCTGCACACCTTGCCGGGGGCCATACCGCCGCTGCAGCACCTGCCCATCGGCTGCCGCCTGGGGCCACGCTGCCCCAGGGCCCAGCGTAAGTGCGTGGAAAAACCCCTGGTCAAGGACCTCAAGGGCCACCGTTTCGCCTGCCACTTTCCCATCAACATGGAGGACTGAGCGTGCCCTTGTTGGAAGTGGAAGGCCTGTCCAAGACCTATATCAAACGCAGCGGCCTGTTCCGAAAAGAAGAGATCCAGGCCGTGGCGCCGCTCAGCTTCAGTCTGGAGGCAGGCAAGACCTTGGCCATCGTAGGGGAGACGGGTTCGGGCAAGACCACTGTCGCCAAGCTGCTGGTGGGGGCCGAAGTGCCCAGCACCGGCGTGGTGAAGCTGGACGGCGAGCCCCTGGCCCTGCATTCAGCCCAGTCCTGCCGCACCATCCGCATGATCTTCCAAGACCCCTCCACCTCCCTGAACCCCAGGGTGACCATAGGGCGCCAGCTGGAAGAGCCCTTGAAGCTCAACACCGAGCTGACCCCGGCC
This region includes:
- a CDS encoding oligopeptide/dipeptide ABC transporter ATP-binding protein, giving the protein MSALLDIRNLTIELETPQGRVQAVEKVNLLINEGEIQGLVGESGSGKSLVAKAILGLQSESWHVHADRMHWKGVELSDLPIDDRRELIGRELGFIFQEPMSCLDPMLTVAEQLVEVLPHHQCPYPYWNLLARHRWRAAEAKALLHRVGITQHKRVLASYPHELSEGLCQKVMIAMAIASGPKLLIADEPTAQMEATTEARIFSLLAKLNQLGNMSVLLITHDLESIIKWSHSITVMYSGQTVEAGPTQSILARPHHPYTEALLRSVPHFEEGLDHKCRLHTLPGAIPPLQHLPIGCRLGPRCPRAQRKCVEKPLVKDLKGHRFACHFPINMED